AGCTCCGGCACGTCTGGCAGCCGCACCTCGGCTTCTGGAAGTCGGCCGCCGTGAACCGCGGGGTGCTGCACAGCCGCGGGCCGCTCCTGGTGTTCTCGGACGGCGACTGCGTGCCCTCGCGCAGCTTCGTGGCGGAGCATCTCGAGGCGGCTGGACCGGCGAGCTTCGCGGTCGGCGGTCACGTGCGGCTGTCCGAGGCCGACAGCCGGCGAGTGACTCGCGAGCGGATCGCGTCGGGCGCGCTCGAGAGCGAGCTGCCGCTGGCCGAGCGCGCGGGTCTGTGGTGGACGCACTGCAAGAGCCTGGCGTACATCGCGGCGCGCCGGCCGCACAAGCCGCGCCTGCTCGGGCTCAACTTCTCGGTCGACCGCGCGAGCTTCTTCGCGGTGAACGGCTTCGACCTCACCTACCGCAACAGCGCAAAGGACGATTCCGACCTGCGCAACCGGCTGTTGCTCGCGGGCGTGAGGCCGGTGTCGCTCTGGCACCGCGCGCGCGTGCTGCACCTGTACCACCCGCCGCACGTCGAGCGCACGCTGTGGCGCGAGGCGGCCGCCTACTACCGCCGCGCCGACCTGGCCGCGGAAGCGCCGTACGGTCTGCGCGAGCTGGCCGCCGAGCTGCGCGACCGGCGGCTCACGGGAACGTGACCCGCTCCGCGCCCGCGTAGAGCGCGAGTGACTCGCCGCGCACGAAGGCGGCGAGCGTCATGCCGTTCTCGCGCGCCAGCTCGACCGCGAGGCTGGTCGAGCCCGACACCGCGGCCAGGATGGGGATCCCGGCCACGAGCGCCTTCTGCGCGATCTCGAAGCCCGCGCGCCCGCTGATCGCGAGCACGGTCCCGTGCAGCGGCAGCCGGCCTTCGAGCGCCGCCCAGCCCACGACCTTGTCCACCGCGTTGTGGCGGCCCACGTCCTCGCGCGCGCACCAGAGCGCGCCGTCGGGGCCGAACAGCGCCGCGGCGTGCAGCGCGCCGGTCGCGCGGAACAAAGGCTGCGCGGCGCGCAGCCGTTCGGGCAGCGCCAGGAGCGTGCCGGCCGAGACACGCGTCGCGTCGCCGTGCAGCGCGGGCGCGCGCGTGCGCAGTGTCTCGAGCGTGGCCTTGCCGCACAGCCCGCACGCCGACGAGGCCACGAAGGCGCGCGGCTCGGGCCGCACGATGCCCCGCGCGCCCGGCTCGGCCCGTGCGTCGACCGTGTTTCCCTCGGAGTCACAGTGCGCGATCGAGGCGATCGCGCCGAAGTCGCGCGCCACGCCCTCGCTGACCAGGAAGCCGGCGGCGAGCTCCACGTCGTGGCCCGGCGTGCGCATGGTGATCGCGAGCGGCTCCCCGTCGAGCCGGATCTCGAGCGGCTCCTCGACCACCAGAGACTCGACGCGCGCCTCGCACGCCGCGCCGCGCAGCCCGAGCGCGTCGATCTGGACCGTTCCCGGCCTGCTCGCCATGGCCCAGCCTAACCGATCGCGACTCACTGTGCGGGGGCGTCGCCCTCGCGCACCAGCGGCCCGAGCACGCGGATGCGCTCGTCGCGCGTGAAGCCTGCCACGGCAGCTGCCGCGCTGCCGGCGCCGGCCATGCGCACGGCGAACAGGGCCGGGCCCGCGAACGCGTCCTCCAGGCCCAGCCGCAGCGCGCCGAGCCCCGTGAGCGCCGTGTCGAGCCGCCCGGCGCCGAAGGCGTTGTCGAGATACGCCTCGCGCGGCTCGGGCAGGCGCTCGACGTCCTCCGCGCGCAGGCCCTCGAGCGCGCCGGTCGACAGCTGCGAGACTCCCAGCGCCGTGCGCCGGACCGCGCCGCTCACCAGCCCGAACAGCACCGGCTCGGTGAAACGGTTCGCGTCGGCCAGCGCGAGCGTGTCGCCCAGGAAGCCCACGGCCGAGGCAGTCACCAGGCCGGCCGCGCCCAGCGCGTCGCCGGTGACACGGAACGGCGTCGCCAGAAGCGCCCGCAGGGCGCCCCCCGGGTCGGGCCCCGCGTGCGCCTGCGGCGCGAGCGCCAGCAGGCAGGCCACGAGTGCCGGTCCCCCCTTCATCGCGGTCTCGATACCGCACGCTAGGATGGCCGTCCATGCAGATCGAGCTCACACAGCACGTGGCTGCGCCGCCGGACCGCGTCTTCGCCGTCTACACCGACCACGCGGGCTGGGAGCGCTGGGCCGGAGTCAAAGAGGTCGTGCTGCGCCAGAAGGGTGACCCGCCGCCGAACGGGCTGGGTGCGATCCGAGTGATTCGCGCGCGCGGCATGGCGATCGAGGAGGAGGTCACCGGCTTCGATCCACCCCGTCGCATGACCTACCGGCTGGTGGCCGGCGCGCCCGTGCGCGACCACGAGGGTGTCGTGCGCTTCGAGCCCGACGGCGCCGGGACGCGCGTGACCTGGAACGTGCGCTTCCGTCCGCTCGTGCCCGGCACCGGCTGGCTGCTGCGGCGCGTGCTCGAGGGCGGCCTGCGCGACGTTCTCGCCAGGCTCGCCCGTAAGCTCGAGTCCAAGGACTAAAGTCCGACCCGAAGCTGCCGATCAATGACATGAAATTGCGGCCCGCCAGCCAGCAATTGAACGATCAGGGGATGGCGGGGGCGCAGGTGCCAGGAACTTGGGGGGGATCCGGTGCCAGCGCTCCCGCCTTCTTTGTCTCCGCCGTCCGCTCAGTCGCGCGCCAGCCGGATCAGGAGCTCCATGTCGCGGGCCAGTGACTCGAGCTTGTCGGCGTTGCCCGGGCGGTAGCCGGCCGGCGTCTGCTCGGCCACGCCCAGGTTCTCGAGCAGGCGCAGCGCGTTTCCGAAGTTCGTGTTCGAGAACAGCTCTTCGGACTGGACCCGGTCCTGGAGCAGGAGCTGGCGGCCGATCTCGTGGCAGCGCCGCACCACGCCGGCCGAGGGCGTCGCGCCCTCTGCGGGCAGGCGGCGCAGGGTCTCGGTCACGACCCAGTAGCTCTCGAGGAAGTCGAGCAGGATGCGGGGCCGCGCGGCGAGCAAGGGCGGCAGGCCGGCAGCGCGCTCGCGCCCGAGCAGCGCGGACTCGCGCTCGATCTCGCGCACGAAGGCGTCGCGCTCCGCGAAGAAGAACTCGAACTTGAGCAGCTCGCGCAAGCGGAGAGCGAAGCCGCGCATGTCGCGGTCGGGCGCGGTCGGCGCGGCGCGCATGGCCAGATCGGCGATCGCGCGGTTCACCAGGAAGTGGATCGCGGTGTTGCGGTAGTACGAGGCCGCGTGGCGGCCGTCGTCGGCGACGTGGTACACGGGCTCGACGCCGCCGTCGTAGCGCTCGATGACTCCCGAGGCCGAGAGCGTGCGGTCCGCGGTCTCGACCACCGCGCGCGCGCCCGCGGCCACCTCGGCGGTCATGCCGATGCCGCGCTCGCGCGCGTAGTCGATGAGCCTGCCGGCCTGGGTCTCGAACTCGCTCTGGCTGAGCGCGCGGCGGCCCGCGCCCACCAGCACCGAGCACGCCACCGAGGCGGGAGTCAGGGGAGTCACGGCGTTGATCGCGTTCGAGATGCGGAACGCGAGCTTCTCGACCACCAGCTTCTCGTCGGTGGTGCGGTCGAGATACTCGCGCAGCGAGATCGGCTCGGCGAAGCGCATGTGGACCTTGCCCAGCTTGCGCGCGCGCGCCGCGCGGATCTGGCGCACCAGGAACCAGAAGCTCTCGGCCTGCTTCGAATCGCCCAGGTTCTGGCGCACGTATTCCGCCAGCTCGAGGATCTGGTCGTAGGCGATCGCGACCGGCACGAACAGCACCTCGCCGATGTCGTGCCGGCGCGCGCCATCGACCACGTAGTTCAGGATCCCGTAGCGCGGCGGCAGGAGCTTGCCCGTGCGCGAGCGCGTGCCCTCGATGAAGAACTCCTGGTGGAAGCGGTGCTGCACCAGAGAGTTGATGAACGCGCGCAGTGACTCCTTGTAGATCGGGTCGTCGGAGAAGCTGCGGCGCAGGAAGTAGGCGCCGGTGCCGGGCAGGATCCGGCTCATGGGGAAGAACGACATGTTGATGCCCGCAGCGGTGTGCGGCGGCGGGAAACCCGACGTGAACAAGAGCGAGTACAGCGCCAGGTGGTCGAAGTTCGACTTGTGCGAGGGCACGAACACCAGCGGCGCCCGGCGGCCCAGCTCGCGCAGCTTGTCGAGCTCGCCTTCGGCCACGTCGATCTCGGGGTCGTAGGCCAGCGAGACGATCCAGCGCGTGAAGCGCCGGAACACCTCCATGGCGAACAGATTGTGACTCGTGCCGAGCTCGCGCAGCGCGCGCTCCGAGCGGTCGAGTGACTCGCCGCGCGTGAGCCCCGCGGTCGCGCCCGTGGCGGCGATGCGGTCCTGGAACGCCGGCTCGGCGATGATCTGCTCGACCAAGAGCCGCGGCACCTTGTAGCGGTCGCCGAACACCTGGCGCTGGGCCAGCGAGAGCGCCTTCACCGCCTGCACGCGCACGAAGGCCGAGAGCGCGAGCTTGTCGCCGTGGGCGTGTGACTGGCTCTCGAGCGCGCTGCGCGTGCCCGGGAGCCCCACCACCACGCGCGCGTAGCCGCGCCGGAAGAGCCTGAGCCAGCGCGTCCACTCCGGCGGGTCGTAGGGGTTGCCGAAGGGCAGGTTCCAGAGCGAGGGCGGGCGCTCGATCGGCCCCCACAGCACCTCGACGGGCACCAGGTCGGCCTCGACCCCGGCCTTCTGGGCGAACGCCAGCAGGCGCGCCAGGCGGTCCGAGTCGCTGCGCGGCGGCGAGACCGGCACCAGCACCGGGTCGCCGGCCAGGAAGGCGCGCTCCAGATCCGCGGGCGCGACACCACCCTGTGTCGCCGGCACCCAGCGCGGGGTAGGCAGGCCGGCGCGCGCCAGGCTCGCCAGCAACACGCGCAGGTCGAGGCCCGACTCGAGCGGCGCGAGATAGATGCGGACCCGTCCGGCGGGGGCGGGCTCGGGGCGGGCGCCGCCGGCGTGAACGAGCGGCACGGCGAACAGACCGTTCGCACGAGGGGCCGGGCGCAGCCGAACCAGGTCCGACACGCCGCCACGATACCGCGAAGCGCTCGGGCCCGACAGCGGCGCGAGTGACGCGCCGCGGCGCACGAGTCGCATTCATCGCCGCGCGCCGCGCTCCGATAGTTCCCTCTGGAGTGGCGCGACCAAGCGAGGAGCCCCTGCGCGTGCGCAGTACCCCCAGACTGAGTGTTCGGGCCACCCTCGTGGTCGCGGCGATCACGCCGGTCGCGCTGTTCATGCTGGGCACCGGCGCCGTGCTCTACAAGGTCGCGCGCACTCAGCTCGAGCGCGGCGTGCACGCCAAGCTCGACACGATCGCGGCGTTTCTCACTCAGTCGGCGCGCGCCGGCCTGGAGAGCGACTCGCCGGCCGCGGTCCGCGAGTCAGTCCTGTCGGCGCTGGCCGACCGCGACGTGGTGCACGTATCGGTCTACGACCGCAAGGGCCAGTTACTGGCGTCGGAGGGCGACCCGTCGATCGCGCCGCTCTTCCCCGAAGAGCGCTTGAACTTCCCCGACGACCGCCGCCAGCGCGGGCTGAGCAAGAGCCTGCAGGAGCTGCTGGTGCCGGTGCACTACCCGGGTCCGCAGGCGGTCACGATGCGCCCCGACGGGCTGATCCGGATCGTGATCTCGACCTCGCGCAGCATGGCCGAGTACCGCGAGCTCCTGGCCTCGAGCTCGGTGGTGCTGGCCGCCGCGCTGGTCGTGGGCATCGGCATCGCGGTGGCGCTGTGGCAGAACCTGCTGCGCGGCATTCACTTGCTGGGCGCGACCGTGAAGCGGGTCGGCGCCGGCGACCTGGGCGCGCAGGTGCCCGAGCTGGGCGTGGGGGAGCTCGGCGAGCTGGGCCGCTCGTTCAACGACATGACCCGCCAGCTCTCGCGCGTGCACGGCGAGCTCGAGACGCACCGGGCCACGCTCGAGCAGAAGGTCGCCGAGCGCACGATCGAGCTCGAGGCGGCGCGCAACGAGGCGCAGCGCGCCAACCAGTCGAAGAGCGCGTTCCTCGCCAACATGAGTCACGAGATCCGCACGCCCATGACCGCGATCCTCGGCTACGCGGACCTCCTGCTCGACGACGAGATGCAGCTCGGCGAGGAGGCGCGCCGGCTGCTCGAGATCGTGCGCCGCAACGGCGGGCACCTGCTCGACGTGCTGAACGACATCCTCGACCTGTCGAAGATCGAGGCGAACCGGGTCGAGGTCGAGCTGATCCCGATGAGCGTGGTGCACATCGTCTCGGAGATCGCGTCGCTCATGCGCGTGCGCGCCGATGAGAAGGGCATCGCGCTGGAAGTCGCCTTCGACTCACCCGTGCCCTCGCAGGTGCTCTCCGACCCGACGCGCGTGCGCCAGGGCGTGGTGAACCTGCTGGGCAACGCGATCAAGTTCACCGAGCGCGGCTTCGTGCGCCTGCGCGTGACCTACGACCCCGCGACCGAGATGGCGCGCATCGAGGTGAAGGACACCGGCATCGGCATAGCGCCCGAGAAGCGCGAGTCACTCTTCCGCGCCTTCGAGCAGGCCGACAGCTCGATCACGCGCCGCTTCGGCGGCACCGGCCTGGGGCTCGCGATCACCAAGCGCATTGCCGTGCTGCTGGGCGGTGACTGCACGGTGGAGAGCGAGGCGGGCGCGGGCAGCACGTTCACGCTCACCGTGCGCGCCCAGCCGACGCCGGGCTCGCGCATGCTGCAGGTGGTCGGCGAGGCCGAGCTGCACGGCGACACGCGCCGGCCGTCGGGCGCGGCGGAGCCGATCCAGGCGCGCATCCTCCTGGCCGAGGACGGCCCCGACAACCAGCGCCTGATCTCGATGATGCTGCGCAAGGCGGGCGCCGAGGTGGTGGTGGTCGAGAACGGCCAGATGGCGCTCGAGCGCACCGAGATCGAGACCTTCGACCTGGTGCTCATGGACATGGCCATGCCGGTCATGGACGGCTACACCGCGGCGCGTAACCTGCGCGCGCGCGGCAACCGCGTGCCGATCGTGGCGCTCACGGCGCACGCGCTGGCCGGCGAGCGCGAGAAGTGTCTCGCGGCGGGCTGCAACGCCTATCTCACCAAGCCGATCGACCGCTACGACCTGCTGGCGTCGATCCGGGCGCTGCTCGACGCGCGCGCGAAGCAGGCCGACTAGCGCAGCCGCGAGCGGATGCGCGCGAAGTCGGCGCCGCGCATGAGCAGCGTGTCGCGCACGCGCTGGCCCGACTCCGAGCTGAAGTACCAGACCGTGGCGACCGCCTCGAGCGTGGTCGAGCACAGGCCGGCCGTGGCCGCGCCCAGGATGCCCGCGCGCGGGATCAGCACCAGGTTCAAGCCCACGTTCGCGCCGAGCGCCAGCGCGCCGATGCCCCACAGTGCGCGCGGCCGTCCCACGGCCGCGAAGTAGCGCTGCAAGAGCCGCGACACCGTCACCGCGGTGAGTCCCGGCAGGAGGATCAGGAACGGAGTCACTGCCGGCGCGTAGCGGGCGCCGAACAGGAGCGGGATCGCGAGCGCGCCCACCGCCGCCAGCCCCAGCGCGATCGCCAGCATGACCAGCGCCGAGGTCCGCACGACCGCGGCCGTGAACTCCGCGGCCTCGCGCGCGCTCACGCCCGAGAGCTCCGGCAGGAGCGCAGTGCCGATCGCCCCGGGCACGAGCCGCAGCGGCGAGATCACCGATACCGCGGTCGCGTAGAGCGCCACGTCGAAGCTCGGCGTGCCCAGCGCCCCGAGCAGCAGCACGTCGGCGCGCTCGTGCAGCTGGATCAGGAGATACTGGAAGTACATCGCGCCGCCGAAGGCGATGCTGGCCGCCGCCTCGTGCAGGTCGAGCCGCCACTCGAAGCCCGCGAGCGCCGCCACGCGCGCGCCGAAGTAGGCCACGAGGAAGACCTGCACCAGACACCACGAGCTGAGCGCCGCCTCGAGCGCGCCGCCCGCGAGCGGCAGGGCGATCAAGAGCCCGCCCAGGATCGCGGCCGACTGCAAGAGCCCGAACTGGTTGTGCAGGTCGAAGCGGTCGAGCGCGCGCGCGACGCCGCGCAGCAAGTCACCCAGCACGAGCAGCGGCCCGGTCGCGGCCGCGAGCCAGAACGCCTTCGGCGAGGCGCCGCCCAGAAACTGGTGCGACAGTGGCTCGCGGAACGCCACACACAGCGCGAACGCCCCCAGCGCGACCGCGCCGTTCGCGAACAGGCCCGTGGCGAAGGCGCGCCGCGGCGGCACGCCGTGACCGCGCACCCGGTAGATCACCGCGTCGCCCCAGCCGAGCTGGGTCAGCAGGTAGAACACGAACGAGAAGTTCGTGAGCTCCGCGTACAGGCCGCGGTCCGGCACCGACAGCCAGCGCGCCACCACCACGTTGGTGACCACGCTGATCGGGAGCGCGATCGCGCTGGTCGCGAACACCGAGGCCGCGTTCCGGAAGAACCCCACGGGCTAGTGGGTCTCCAAGAAGCGCCGCGCCTGCAAGGGGACCTTGCCGGACCGCCCCCGCGCCGGGAGAATCAGCACCGATCGCGGCGAGGGGAACGGCATGGACGTCGCGCGAATGGCGGTGGGGCTGCTGCGCAGCGTGTGGCGCACTCAGGACCAGGCCGGCCTGATCCGCCGCCTGCTCGCCGACGTCAAGCCTGCGACTCAGCGGCCCGTGGTGTTCGTCGAGACGGGCTGCGGTCTCTCGACCCTGGCGCTGCTCCAGGTCGCCGAGCGGGTGGGCGCCGAGCTCTACTCCTGCGAGCTCGACCCGGAGCGCATCGCCGCGCTGTGCAGCCGGGTGCC
This portion of the Myxococcota bacterium genome encodes:
- the fdhD gene encoding formate dehydrogenase accessory sulfurtransferase FdhD, giving the protein MASRPGTVQIDALGLRGAACEARVESLVVEEPLEIRLDGEPLAITMRTPGHDVELAAGFLVSEGVARDFGAIASIAHCDSEGNTVDARAEPGARGIVRPEPRAFVASSACGLCGKATLETLRTRAPALHGDATRVSAGTLLALPERLRAAQPLFRATGALHAAALFGPDGALWCAREDVGRHNAVDKVVGWAALEGRLPLHGTVLAISGRAGFEIAQKALVAGIPILAAVSGSTSLAVELARENGMTLAAFVRGESLALYAGAERVTFP
- a CDS encoding ATP-binding protein, whose amino-acid sequence is MVAAITPVALFMLGTGAVLYKVARTQLERGVHAKLDTIAAFLTQSARAGLESDSPAAVRESVLSALADRDVVHVSVYDRKGQLLASEGDPSIAPLFPEERLNFPDDRRQRGLSKSLQELLVPVHYPGPQAVTMRPDGLIRIVISTSRSMAEYRELLASSSVVLAAALVVGIGIAVALWQNLLRGIHLLGATVKRVGAGDLGAQVPELGVGELGELGRSFNDMTRQLSRVHGELETHRATLEQKVAERTIELEAARNEAQRANQSKSAFLANMSHEIRTPMTAILGYADLLLDDEMQLGEEARRLLEIVRRNGGHLLDVLNDILDLSKIEANRVEVELIPMSVVHIVSEIASLMRVRADEKGIALEVAFDSPVPSQVLSDPTRVRQGVVNLLGNAIKFTERGFVRLRVTYDPATEMARIEVKDTGIGIAPEKRESLFRAFEQADSSITRRFGGTGLGLAITKRIAVLLGGDCTVESEAGAGSTFTLTVRAQPTPGSRMLQVVGEAELHGDTRRPSGAAEPIQARILLAEDGPDNQRLISMMLRKAGAEVVVVENGQMALERTEIETFDLVLMDMAMPVMDGYTAARNLRARGNRVPIVALTAHALAGEREKCLAAGCNAYLTKPIDRYDLLASIRALLDARAKQAD
- a CDS encoding 1-acyl-sn-glycerol-3-phosphate acyltransferase — translated: MSDLVRLRPAPRANGLFAVPLVHAGGARPEPAPAGRVRIYLAPLESGLDLRVLLASLARAGLPTPRWVPATQGGVAPADLERAFLAGDPVLVPVSPPRSDSDRLARLLAFAQKAGVEADLVPVEVLWGPIERPPSLWNLPFGNPYDPPEWTRWLRLFRRGYARVVVGLPGTRSALESQSHAHGDKLALSAFVRVQAVKALSLAQRQVFGDRYKVPRLLVEQIIAEPAFQDRIAATGATAGLTRGESLDRSERALRELGTSHNLFAMEVFRRFTRWIVSLAYDPEIDVAEGELDKLRELGRRAPLVFVPSHKSNFDHLALYSLLFTSGFPPPHTAAGINMSFFPMSRILPGTGAYFLRRSFSDDPIYKESLRAFINSLVQHRFHQEFFIEGTRSRTGKLLPPRYGILNYVVDGARRHDIGEVLFVPVAIAYDQILELAEYVRQNLGDSKQAESFWFLVRQIRAARARKLGKVHMRFAEPISLREYLDRTTDEKLVVEKLAFRISNAINAVTPLTPASVACSVLVGAGRRALSQSEFETQAGRLIDYARERGIGMTAEVAAGARAVVETADRTLSASGVIERYDGGVEPVYHVADDGRHAASYYRNTAIHFLVNRAIADLAMRAAPTAPDRDMRGFALRLRELLKFEFFFAERDAFVREIERESALLGRERAAGLPPLLAARPRILLDFLESYWVVTETLRRLPAEGATPSAGVVRRCHEIGRQLLLQDRVQSEELFSNTNFGNALRLLENLGVAEQTPAGYRPGNADKLESLARDMELLIRLARD
- a CDS encoding oligosaccharide flippase family protein gives rise to the protein MGFFRNAASVFATSAIALPISVVTNVVVARWLSVPDRGLYAELTNFSFVFYLLTQLGWGDAVIYRVRGHGVPPRRAFATGLFANGAVALGAFALCVAFREPLSHQFLGGASPKAFWLAAATGPLLVLGDLLRGVARALDRFDLHNQFGLLQSAAILGGLLIALPLAGGALEAALSSWCLVQVFLVAYFGARVAALAGFEWRLDLHEAAASIAFGGAMYFQYLLIQLHERADVLLLGALGTPSFDVALYATAVSVISPLRLVPGAIGTALLPELSGVSAREAAEFTAAVVRTSALVMLAIALGLAAVGALAIPLLFGARYAPAVTPFLILLPGLTAVTVSRLLQRYFAAVGRPRALWGIGALALGANVGLNLVLIPRAGILGAATAGLCSTTLEAVATVWYFSSESGQRVRDTLLMRGADFARIRSRLR
- a CDS encoding SRPBCC family protein; translation: MQIELTQHVAAPPDRVFAVYTDHAGWERWAGVKEVVLRQKGDPPPNGLGAIRVIRARGMAIEEEVTGFDPPRRMTYRLVAGAPVRDHEGVVRFEPDGAGTRVTWNVRFRPLVPGTGWLLRRVLEGGLRDVLARLARKLESKD
- a CDS encoding glycosyltransferase, translating into MKIRASVILATYDQPRLLDLALAGYSGQSTRDFEIVVADDGSGPETRRVVDCWARRLPVQLRHVWQPHLGFWKSAAVNRGVLHSRGPLLVFSDGDCVPSRSFVAEHLEAAGPASFAVGGHVRLSEADSRRVTRERIASGALESELPLAERAGLWWTHCKSLAYIAARRPHKPRLLGLNFSVDRASFFAVNGFDLTYRNSAKDDSDLRNRLLLAGVRPVSLWHRARVLHLYHPPHVERTLWREAAAYYRRADLAAEAPYGLRELAAELRDRRLTGT